The proteins below are encoded in one region of Oenanthe melanoleuca isolate GR-GAL-2019-014 chromosome 4A, OMel1.0, whole genome shotgun sequence:
- the UTP14A gene encoding U3 small nucleolar RNA-associated protein 14 homolog A isoform X2: MAEEEDPAAAAAAAGSGSDSEEGEDGERRHRQLLEAISALSGRKRRKLAERSEASGQVSEFNVTCKGAGEKLVLSELLQPIHPKSTLGSVRKELARVKRRAAVELPLSKEEAKRVVREAAYVTTSKDVGKWQQVVQQNRRAEQLVFPLRQDIATVTPLERATSAWKARTPLEQEIFGLLHKTQQPITDPLLTAEEVASVQAMSLEEARRRRAELQKARALQSYYEAKARRAKRIKSKKYHRVLKKSRRRQALKEFEQLHKSDPAAALARLEELEQLRMQERMSLKHQNKGKWARSRAIMAKYDLEARKAMQEQLARNKELMQKVRVEPPEEEEEPCEVPEGDTPALPTPTGANPWMLGKPSGPAPEPEAQEGPRDDTVPGAVESKDEMEEEEEEELSEEEALLQDFEQKRRERNPQGHSEERGADETEASAEEPRDSPVPPACAKELEDSPVSPACAEELGDSPVSPACAEEPRDSPVPPACAEELVSPGPEPPPQAQEQLLLSEQLHRVQTMEDVENLAKEEPVEEQEKLVAPRAGKRARQQEEGRAGDRQTEKTAAKRKMISLEAVLDGKPQQMDFPSLPVVLEEEEGGVEQRGAITEAFAGDDVVADFRREKRKAEEAAKPQPLNLVLPGWGEWGGTGLKPSARKVKRFLIKAPPAPPRKDRHLPHVILSEERNIHAAAHQVSELPFPFERHQQFEQSMRTPVGPTWNTQRAFQKLTAPRVITRSGHIIQPISAEDVPDTAPGGGARLGGEAMPGRRAEPRGKAVPRRKAVGGKAESRGKAEPMGKAMGGKAVPKGKAVPKGKAVPKGKAVGGKVESRGKSVPGKKAQPQHHRAR; encoded by the exons ATGGCGGAGGAGGAGGAtccggcagcggcggcggcggcggccgggagCGGCAGCGACAGCGAGGAGGGG GAGGATGGCGAGCGGCGGCACCGGCAGCTCCTGGAGGCGATCAGCGCCCTGTCCGGACGGAAACG GCGGAAGCTGGCGGAGCGCTCGGAGGCCAGCGGGCAGGTGTCCGAGTTCAATGTCACCTGCAAAG GTGCTGGGGAGAAGCTGGTGCTGtcggagctgctgcagcccatccatcccaaatccacgCTGGGCAGCGTGAGGAAGGAGCTGGCCAGAGTGAAGCGGAGGGCGGCAGTGGAGCTGCCACTGAGCAAAGAGGAGGCCAAGAGG GTGGTGAGGGAGGCTGCCTACGTCACCACCTCGAAGGACGTGGGCAAGTGGCAGCAGGTGGTGCAGCAGAACCGGCgtgcagagcagctggtgtTCCCCCTGCGGCAGGACATCGCCACTGTCACCCCCCTGGAGAGGGCCACCTCGGCCTGGAAG GCCCGAACTCCACTGGAGCAGGAGATCTTTGGCTTGCTCCACAAGACACAGCAGCCCATCACAGACCCACTGCTGACAGCAGAGGAGGTGGCCTCGGTGCAGGCCATGAGCTTGGaggag GCGCGGCGCCGGcgggcagagctgcagaaggcCCGGGCACTTCAGTCCTACTACGAGGCCAAGGCTCGGCGAGCAAAGCGGATCAAGAGCAAGAA GTACCACCGCGTGCTCAAGAAGAGCCGGAGGCGCCAGGCCCTGAAGGAGTTTGAGCAGCTGCACAAATCGGACCCTGCGGCCGCCCTGGCAcggctggaggagctggagcagctcaggatgCAG GAGCGGATGAGCCTGAAGCACCAGAACAAGGGGAAATGGGCCCGATCCAGAGCCATTATGGCTAAGTATGACCTCGAG GCCCGCAAGGccatgcaggagcagctggccaGGAACAAGGAGCTGATGCAGAAGGTGCGGGTGGAGCCgcccgaggaggaggaggagccctGTGAGGTGCCCGAGGGGGACACCCCGGCCCTGCCCACACCCACCGGGGCCAATCCCTGGATGCTGGGCAAGCCCAGTGGCCCAGCCCCGGAGCCTGAGGCGCAGGAGGGTCCAAGAGATGACACAGTGCCTGGTGCTGTGGAGAGCAAGGAcgagatggaggaggaggaggaggaggagctgtcGGAGGAAGAGGCTCTGCTGCAAGACTTCGAGCAGAAGCGGCGGGAGCGGAACCCGCAGGGGCACAGTGAGGAGCGTG GTGCTGATGAGACTGAGGCcagtgctgaggagcccagggacagcccagttcccccagcctgtgctaAGGAGCTGGAGGAcagcccagtgtccccagcctgtgctgaggagctgggggacagcccagtgtccccagcctgtgctgaggagcccagggacagcccagtccccccagcctgtgctgaggagctggTGAGCCCAGGGCCAGAGCCGCCCCCTCaggcccaggagcagctcctgctctcagagcagctgcaccGCGTGCAGACCATGGAGGATGTGGAGAATCTGGCCAAGGAGGAGCCTGTGgaagagcaggagaagctggtAGCCCCGAGGGCAGGGAAGAGAGCAcggcagcaggaggaaggcagagctggggacagacagaccGAGAAAACAGCAGCCAAGAGGAAGATGATCAGcctggaggctgtgctggatggCAAGCCCCAGCAGATGGACTTCCCCAGCCTGCCTGTGGtcctggaggaggag GAGGGCGGCGTGGAGCAGCGAGGGGCGATCACGGAGGCCTTTGCTGGGGACGACGTGGTGGCGGATTTCCGCCGGGAGAAGCGCAAGGCGGAGGAGGCGGCGAAGCCGCAGCCGCTGAACCTGGTGCTGCCGGGCTGGGGCGAGTGGGGCGGCACGGGGCTGAAACCCAGCGCCAGGAAGGTCAAGAG GTTCCTGATCAAGGCGCCGCCGGCGCCGCCGCGGAAGGACCGGCACCTGCCCCACGTCATCCTGAGCGAGGAGCGCAACATCCACGCGGCAGCACATCAG GTCAGCGAGCTGCCCTTCCCCTTCGAGCGGCACCAGCAGTTCGAGCAGAGCATGCGGACGCCCGTGGGCCCCACGTGGAACACTCAGCGCGCCTTCCAGAAGCTCACAGCCCCTCGGGTCATCACCCGCAGCGGCCACATCATCCAGCCCATCTCGGCAGAGGACGTCCCCGACACAGCCCCTGGAGGCGGGGCCAGGCTCGGGGGAGAGGCCATGCCCGGGAGGAGGGCTGAGCCAAGGGGGaaggctgtgcccaggaggaAGGCAGTGGGGGGAAAGGCTGAGTCCAGGGGAAAGGCTGAGCCCATGGGTAAAGCTATGGGGGGGAAGGCTGTGCCCAAGGGGAAAGCTGTGCCCAAGGGGAAGGCTGTGCCCAAGGGGAAGGCTGTAGGGGGAAAGGTTGAGTCCAGGGGAAAGTCTGTACCTGGGAAgaaggcacagccccagcaccacagAGCGAGGTAG
- the UTP14A gene encoding U3 small nucleolar RNA-associated protein 14 homolog A isoform X1 codes for MAEEEDPAAAAAAAGSGSDSEEGEDGERRHRQLLEAISALSGRKRRKLAERSEASGQVSEFNVTCKGAGEKLVLSELLQPIHPKSTLGSVRKELARVKRRAAVELPLSKEEAKRVVREAAYVTTSKDVGKWQQVVQQNRRAEQLVFPLRQDIATVTPLERATSAWKARTPLEQEIFGLLHKTQQPITDPLLTAEEVASVQAMSLEEARRRRAELQKARALQSYYEAKARRAKRIKSKKYHRVLKKSRRRQALKEFEQLHKSDPAAALARLEELEQLRMQERMSLKHQNKGKWARSRAIMAKYDLEARKAMQEQLARNKELMQKVRVEPPEEEEEPCEVPEGDTPALPTPTGANPWMLGKPSGPAPEPEAQEGPRDDTVPGAVESKDEMEEEEEEELSEEEALLQDFEQKRRERNPQGHSEERGEERGADETEASAEEPRDSPVPPACAKELEDSPVSPACAEELGDSPVSPACAEEPRDSPVPPACAEELVSPGPEPPPQAQEQLLLSEQLHRVQTMEDVENLAKEEPVEEQEKLVAPRAGKRARQQEEGRAGDRQTEKTAAKRKMISLEAVLDGKPQQMDFPSLPVVLEEEEGGVEQRGAITEAFAGDDVVADFRREKRKAEEAAKPQPLNLVLPGWGEWGGTGLKPSARKVKRFLIKAPPAPPRKDRHLPHVILSEERNIHAAAHQVSELPFPFERHQQFEQSMRTPVGPTWNTQRAFQKLTAPRVITRSGHIIQPISAEDVPDTAPGGGARLGGEAMPGRRAEPRGKAVPRRKAVGGKAESRGKAEPMGKAMGGKAVPKGKAVPKGKAVPKGKAVGGKVESRGKSVPGKKAQPQHHRAR; via the exons ATGGCGGAGGAGGAGGAtccggcagcggcggcggcggcggccgggagCGGCAGCGACAGCGAGGAGGGG GAGGATGGCGAGCGGCGGCACCGGCAGCTCCTGGAGGCGATCAGCGCCCTGTCCGGACGGAAACG GCGGAAGCTGGCGGAGCGCTCGGAGGCCAGCGGGCAGGTGTCCGAGTTCAATGTCACCTGCAAAG GTGCTGGGGAGAAGCTGGTGCTGtcggagctgctgcagcccatccatcccaaatccacgCTGGGCAGCGTGAGGAAGGAGCTGGCCAGAGTGAAGCGGAGGGCGGCAGTGGAGCTGCCACTGAGCAAAGAGGAGGCCAAGAGG GTGGTGAGGGAGGCTGCCTACGTCACCACCTCGAAGGACGTGGGCAAGTGGCAGCAGGTGGTGCAGCAGAACCGGCgtgcagagcagctggtgtTCCCCCTGCGGCAGGACATCGCCACTGTCACCCCCCTGGAGAGGGCCACCTCGGCCTGGAAG GCCCGAACTCCACTGGAGCAGGAGATCTTTGGCTTGCTCCACAAGACACAGCAGCCCATCACAGACCCACTGCTGACAGCAGAGGAGGTGGCCTCGGTGCAGGCCATGAGCTTGGaggag GCGCGGCGCCGGcgggcagagctgcagaaggcCCGGGCACTTCAGTCCTACTACGAGGCCAAGGCTCGGCGAGCAAAGCGGATCAAGAGCAAGAA GTACCACCGCGTGCTCAAGAAGAGCCGGAGGCGCCAGGCCCTGAAGGAGTTTGAGCAGCTGCACAAATCGGACCCTGCGGCCGCCCTGGCAcggctggaggagctggagcagctcaggatgCAG GAGCGGATGAGCCTGAAGCACCAGAACAAGGGGAAATGGGCCCGATCCAGAGCCATTATGGCTAAGTATGACCTCGAG GCCCGCAAGGccatgcaggagcagctggccaGGAACAAGGAGCTGATGCAGAAGGTGCGGGTGGAGCCgcccgaggaggaggaggagccctGTGAGGTGCCCGAGGGGGACACCCCGGCCCTGCCCACACCCACCGGGGCCAATCCCTGGATGCTGGGCAAGCCCAGTGGCCCAGCCCCGGAGCCTGAGGCGCAGGAGGGTCCAAGAGATGACACAGTGCCTGGTGCTGTGGAGAGCAAGGAcgagatggaggaggaggaggaggaggagctgtcGGAGGAAGAGGCTCTGCTGCAAGACTTCGAGCAGAAGCGGCGGGAGCGGAACCCGCAGGGGCACAGTGAGGAGCGTGGTGAGGAGCGTG GTGCTGATGAGACTGAGGCcagtgctgaggagcccagggacagcccagttcccccagcctgtgctaAGGAGCTGGAGGAcagcccagtgtccccagcctgtgctgaggagctgggggacagcccagtgtccccagcctgtgctgaggagcccagggacagcccagtccccccagcctgtgctgaggagctggTGAGCCCAGGGCCAGAGCCGCCCCCTCaggcccaggagcagctcctgctctcagagcagctgcaccGCGTGCAGACCATGGAGGATGTGGAGAATCTGGCCAAGGAGGAGCCTGTGgaagagcaggagaagctggtAGCCCCGAGGGCAGGGAAGAGAGCAcggcagcaggaggaaggcagagctggggacagacagaccGAGAAAACAGCAGCCAAGAGGAAGATGATCAGcctggaggctgtgctggatggCAAGCCCCAGCAGATGGACTTCCCCAGCCTGCCTGTGGtcctggaggaggag GAGGGCGGCGTGGAGCAGCGAGGGGCGATCACGGAGGCCTTTGCTGGGGACGACGTGGTGGCGGATTTCCGCCGGGAGAAGCGCAAGGCGGAGGAGGCGGCGAAGCCGCAGCCGCTGAACCTGGTGCTGCCGGGCTGGGGCGAGTGGGGCGGCACGGGGCTGAAACCCAGCGCCAGGAAGGTCAAGAG GTTCCTGATCAAGGCGCCGCCGGCGCCGCCGCGGAAGGACCGGCACCTGCCCCACGTCATCCTGAGCGAGGAGCGCAACATCCACGCGGCAGCACATCAG GTCAGCGAGCTGCCCTTCCCCTTCGAGCGGCACCAGCAGTTCGAGCAGAGCATGCGGACGCCCGTGGGCCCCACGTGGAACACTCAGCGCGCCTTCCAGAAGCTCACAGCCCCTCGGGTCATCACCCGCAGCGGCCACATCATCCAGCCCATCTCGGCAGAGGACGTCCCCGACACAGCCCCTGGAGGCGGGGCCAGGCTCGGGGGAGAGGCCATGCCCGGGAGGAGGGCTGAGCCAAGGGGGaaggctgtgcccaggaggaAGGCAGTGGGGGGAAAGGCTGAGTCCAGGGGAAAGGCTGAGCCCATGGGTAAAGCTATGGGGGGGAAGGCTGTGCCCAAGGGGAAAGCTGTGCCCAAGGGGAAGGCTGTGCCCAAGGGGAAGGCTGTAGGGGGAAAGGTTGAGTCCAGGGGAAAGTCTGTACCTGGGAAgaaggcacagccccagcaccacagAGCGAGGTAG
- the BCORL1 gene encoding BCL-6 corepressor-like protein 1 — translation MISTAPLYSGVHNWTSTERIRMCGLNEERRAPISDEESKTSSSQHLGSQEFCVSSTLSEVELTAVSGGGSSAQGLDADGKVEEKLGPKLEEQPPDPNPNLECVGKTVTDDTLGPLAGQGDGRGQEPATPRAVEQESSGADAAWTPADPPSDKQADAAPACSVPPQSEAAGSEKGPPSTAAPGPGVLAEGTLSVVVSSCNTSASTPATFTLNRVCFPASQAPAMQKLPLSFQAGAVLSPSQSLVYIPPPSCGQPLSVATLPATLGVSSTLTLPVLPSYLHERCLPGIIASPELRSYPYTFSVTRPLASDAKVVSVEVNQLSCPPPSGGSSAQAAAESAPLPSSGLALPSSQALPAAAAPAGSAAPSSGTAVQARAPAAPEPHAPGAATSLSPLKSPPQLEREMVSSPECSEMPLDLSSKSNRQKLPPPSQRKTPPMPILTPVHTSGKALLTTVLSKSQRAAQATGSSVTSCLGTAPPLVIFPEFLRNGEQGSWVKNTALISTIPGTYVGVANPVPASLLLSKDAGVSLGRDPRHLPKQEPISIIDQGEPRGAGVPCGKKASQAGTEGQQDPARRLLHARVAPGAPLCQSKDIAAWNPVQGSVYPRCPINGKPSNPQLLPLGWSPYHQTPLLSIGISTSGQLPLAQSSPCQPAGAGELPAFPSAQPAEPGAAAQSLPEGLPRLPPQQQDAAAKSKSCRVLPKPCEEPSNPAPLEAGPALQTSALDGKGGKGKLDNAPKSQECTQPEAGSGQDSSAQTEAPQGSCSLKQLDAKPKNQVLAAYLSHEAPAAGQQVPKDGQRKEPGCGGSREPPAAEPLPCGQQVDLCRVKKERVECEVSFPSVTCLRAGAAPQAFPEAKLKGTGQIKQEGGTRCKAKRQHDGDTRQSHKRLKCQGQDSEESPSKAGSRSAHGRKWQKHHDNPRELGKQEGRGSLGAPTDHNSLRVKRKRRRAAKTECPSPAHRGDSHEEGYLEKKPKNNFRDFIPVVLSSRTRSQSGSIAGSSAGVTGECDVSGQETSPLLEEDQEEEEEEEEEEEEEEEETSLKHRKLRKSHRTPRCHSRRDRDRDRDRSVSERSSCHTRRSRELPWRAESPRQLWEPNEEEEEEEEDGHIKRKKRRRQKSRKYQTGEYLTEREEEQVGYPHRRRKSKADCRHRKQKESGKGKGTELQLRSRLSPSPRKSQARTDFRNGFFLEHSDSSPAQEELEKPSGKRKCKTKHLAGICDEGKGKGCCSQPKACSLKKAQDLCTLCKSHRGSAGSCPEPPPAQSVPPGARRLIVNKNAGETLLQRAARLGYKDVVLYCLQKKSSDVNHHDNAGYTALHEACARGWLDILHVLLQHGANVNCSAQDGTRPIHDAVANDNLETMWLLLSYGADPTLATYSGQTAVKLATSDVMKRFLCDYLSDLQGRSDGDPRTAWDFYSSSVLEGKDSIGCDLLLNPPGSSDQEEEEQEADNFMFEFSDKPLLPSYNLQVSVSRGPCNWFLFSDVLKRLKLSSRIFQARFPHLEVATLPRAEFQRQVSLSQVLAQEEVPASPEPAPGTAETVELVHYEPELLQLLGSAVEYQAWSS, via the exons aTGATCTCTACAGCACCTCTGTACAGCGGGGTGCACAACTGGACCAGCACAGAGCGGATTCGCATGTGTGGCCTCAACGAGGAGAG GAGAGCCCCCATTTCTGATGAGGAGTCAAAAACtagcagctcccagcacttgGGGTCTCAAGAGTTTTGTGTCAGCAGCACCCTTTCCGAG GTGGAGCTCACAGCAGTCAGcggtggtggcagcagtgcccaggggctGGATGCTGATGGCAAGGTGGAGGAAAAGCTTGGACCCAAACTGGAGGAGCAGCCACCTGATCCCAACCCAAACCTGGAGTGTGTGGGAAAGACTGTGACAGATGACACCCTGGGCCCTCTGGCAGGTCAGGGGGATGGCAGAGGGCAGGAGCCAGCgacccccagagctgtggagcaggagagcagcgGTGCTGATGCTGCCTGGACGCCGGCAGATCCTCCCAGCGACAAGCAGGCTgatgctgccccagcctgctccGTGCCTCCGCAGAGTGAGGCTGCTGGGAGTGAGAAAGGCCCCCCGAGCACTGCAGCACCGGGGCCAGGCGTGCTGGCAGAAGGGACGTTGTCTGTGGTTGTCTCCAGCTGCAACACCTCTGCCTCCACTCCTGCCACCTTCACGCTCAACAGGGTTTGCTTTCCCGCCTCTCAGGCCCCTGCTATGCAAAAGCTGCCCCTGTCCttccaggctggggctgtgctgagccccagccagTCTCTGGTGTACATCCCCCCGCCCAGCTGCGGGCAGCCCCTCAGCGTGGCCACGCTGCCCGCCACCCTGGGGGTCTCCTCCACACTCACCCTGCCCGTCCTGCCCTCCTACCTGCACGAGCGCTGCCTGCCGGGCATCATCGCTTCCCCAGAGCTGCGCTCCTACCCCTACACCTTCTCTGTCACCAGGCCCTTGGCTTCGGACGCCAAGGTGGTGTCTGTGGAGGTGAATCAGCTCAGCTGCCCCCCACCCTCGGGCGGAAGCAGCGCCCAGGCTGCGGCTGAGAGCgctcccctgcccagcagcgggctggccctgccctccagccaggctctgccggcagcagcagccccagctgggagcGCTGCTCCCTCCTCTGGCACCGCCGTGCAGGCCAGAGCCCCGGCAGCTCCCGAGCCGCACGCACCGGGGGctgccacctccctgtcccccctcaAGTCCCCTCCCCAGCTAGAGCGTGAGATGGTCTCGTCCCCGGAGTGCAGCGAGATGCCTCTGGATCTCTCCTCCAAGTCCAACCGGCAGAAGCTGCCTCCCCCCAGCCAGCGCAAGACGCCCCCCATGCCCATCCTCACCCCCGTGCACACCAGCGGCAAGGCGCTGCTCACCACCGTCCTCTCCAAGTCGCAGCGCGCGGCGCAGGCCACGGGCAGCAGCGTCACCTCGTGCCTCGGCACCGCGCCGCCCCTGGTCATCTTCCCCGAGTTCCTGCGCAACGGCGAGCAGGGCTCCTGGGTGAAGAACACCGCGCTCATTAGCACCATCCCCGGCACGTACGTCGGCGTGGCCAACCCGGTGCCGGCCTCGCTGCTGCTCAGCAAGGACGCGGGCGTGAGCCTCGGCAGGGACCCGCGCCACCTGCCCAAGCAGGAGCCCATCTCCATCATCGACCAGGGCGAGCCCCGCGGCGCCGGCGTCCCCTGCGGGAAGAaagccagccaggctggcacGGAAGGACAGCAGGATCCTGCCAGGAGACTCCTTCACGCCAGAgttgctccaggagctcctttGTGCCAGTCCAAGGACATCGCAGCCTGGAATCCCGTCCAGGGAAGCGTGTACCCGCGATGCCCCATCAATGGCAAACCTTCCaaccctcagctcctgcctctgggCTGGTCTCCGTACCATCAAACCCCGCTGCTTTCCATCGGTATCTCCACATCAGGGCAGCTGCCGctggcccagagcagcccctgccagccgGCCGGGGCGGGCGAGCTGCCGGCGTTCCCGAGCGCGCAGCCGGCCGAGCCCGGCGCGGCCGCCCAGAGCCTGCCCGAGGGGCTGCCCCGGCTCCCGcctcagcagcaggatgctgcgGCCAAGAGCAAGAGCTGCCGGGTCCTGCCCAAGCCCTGCGAGGAGCCCTCCAACCCAGCGCCGCTGGAGGCAGGTCCAGCTCTGCAGACCAGCGCGCTGgatgggaaagggggaaaggggaagcTGGACAACGCTCCAAAGAGTCAGGAGTGCACTCAGCCGGAGGCTGGCTCCGGTCAGGACAGCAGCGCACAGACTGAGGCTCCCCAGGGGAGCTGTAGCCTCAAACAGCTGGATGCAAAGCCCAAAAACCAAGTGTTGGCGGCGTACTTGTCGCACGAGGCGCCGGCGGCGGGGCAGCAGGTGCCCAAGGACGGGCAGCGCAAGGAGCCGGGCTGCGGGGGCTCCCGGGAGCCGCCGGCCGCCGAGCCCCTGCCCTGCGGCCagcaggtggatctgtgcaggGTCAAGAAGGAGCGCGTGGAGTGCGAGGTGTCCTTTCCCTCGGTGACCTGCCTGCGGGCCGGGGCGGCTCCCCAGGCCTTCCCCGAGGCCAAGCTGAAAGGAACGGGGCAGATCAAGCAGGAGGGTGGCACTCGCTGCAAGGCCAAGCGGCAGCATGACGGGGACACCCGGCAGAGCCACAAGAGACTGAAGTGCCAGGGCCAGGACAGCGAGGAGTCCCCAAGCAAGGCGGGCAGCCGGAGCGCGCATGGCAGGAAG TGGCAAAAACACCACGACAATCCACGTGAGCTTGGCAAGCAGGAGGGCCGGGGCAGCCTGGGAGCCCCCACGGATCACAACAGCCTCAGGGTAAAGCGCAAGCGCCGGAGGGCAGCCAAGACAGAGTGCCCATCTCCGGCTCACCGCGGGGACAGCCACGAGGAAG GGTACTTGGAGAAGAAGCCCAAGAACAACTTTCGGGATTTCATCCcggtggtgctgagcagccgGACGCGCAGTCAGTCGG GAAGCATCGCTGGCTCTTCTGCTGGTGTGACGGGAGAGTGTGATGTGAGTGGTCAGGAGACTTCACCATTGCTGGAGGAGGAtcaggaagaagaggaggaggaggaagaggaggaggaggaggaggaggaagagacaTCCTTGAAACATCGCAAGCTGCGCAAATCGCACAGGACACCCCGGTGCCACAGCcgcagggacagggacagggacagggacaggtctGTGTCCgagaggagcagctgtcacACCAGGAGGAGCCGGGAGCTGCCCTGGAGAGCAGAatctcccaggcagctgtgggagcccaacgaggaggaggaggaggaggaggaggatggccacatcaagaggaagaaaaggagacgGCAGAAGAGTCGGAAGTACCAGACGGGGGAATACCTGACGGAGCgggaggaggagcaggtggGGTATCCCCACCGGAGGCGGAAATCCAAAGCAG ACTGCAGGCACCGAAAGCAGAAGGAGTCTGGGAAGGGcaaaggcacagagctgcagctgaggagcaggctgtccccatcccccaGGAAGTCCCAAGCACGCACGGACTTTCGGAATGGCTTCTTCCTGGAGCACTCTGACAGCTCTCCTGCCCAAGAAGAGCTGGAGAAACCATCAGGAAAACGCAAATGTAAAACCAAGCACCTGGCAGGGATCTGTGATGAGGGGAAG GGGaaaggctgctgcagccagcccaaAGCGTGCTCTCTGAAGAAGGCCCAGGACTTGTGCACACTCTGTAAGTCGCATCGGGGCAGCGCGGGGAGCTGCCCCGAGCCGCCCCCGGCGCAGAGCGTCCCTCCCGGGGCCCGGCGGCTGATCGTCAACAAGAACGCGGGGGAGACGCTGCTGCAGCGAGCAGCTCGCCTGGGCTACAAG GACGTGGTGCTGTACTGCCTGCAGAAGAAGAGCAGCGACGTGAACCACCACGACAACGCGGGGTACACGGCCCTGCACGAGGCGTGCGCGCGCGGCTGGCTCGACATCCTGCACGTGCTGCTGCAGCACGGCGCCAACGTCAACTGCAGCGCCCAGGACGGCACCCG GCCTATCCACGACGCGGTAGCCAACGACAACCTGGAAACCATGTGGCTTCTCCTTTCCTATGGTGCTGACCCCACTCTGGCCACATACTCTGGGCAGACAGCGGTGAAGCTGGCCACCAGCGACGTGATGAAGCGCTTCCTCTGTG ATTACCTGTCAGACCTGCAGGGCCGCAGTGACGGAGACCCTCGGACAGCCTGGGACTTCTACAGCAGCTCCGTGCTCG